Proteins found in one Ostrinia nubilalis chromosome 27, ilOstNubi1.1, whole genome shotgun sequence genomic segment:
- the LOC135084757 gene encoding uncharacterized protein LOC135084757: MSLKITVIAVAVCLTTAPVAANNVSVVSLPAVYPLVNVLLPLLNNVYNLLLSLLSIFDTLPPSITCMIPVDLGALETSLLKLYSQALAIVNFLRTLPEYGVGANPSSPPANVANMQGLLTTLISSVSDLADEVLIGIGGGLLPGLLQLVVMVVQTLLTLLL; the protein is encoded by the exons atgTCGTTAAAAATAACGGTAATCGCTGTCGCTGTCTGTTTGACAACG GCGCCAGTAGCGGCCAACAACGTATCCGTCGTGTCTCTGCCAGCCGTATATCCTTTAGTCAACGTACTCCTACCTCTTTTGAACAACGTATACAACCTCCTTCTGTCCCTCCTGTCAATATTCGACACACTACCGCCATCTATCACCTGCATGATCCCAGTCGACTTGGGTGCCCTTGAAACATCATTGTTGAAGCTGTACTCGCAAGCGCTAGCGATTGTGAACTTTTTGAGAACGTTGCCGGAGTATGGCGTTGGCGCAAACCCTTCGTCTCCTCCTGCCAATGTTGCCAACATGCAAGGATTGCTTACTACCCTCATTTCTTCAGTGTCAGACTTGGCAGACGAGGTGCTTATTGGCATCGGCGGTGGTCTTCTACCAGGCCTTCTACAGTTGGTTGTCATGGTCGTACAGACCCTGCTTACCTTGCTTCTTTAG